The following are from one region of the Halarcobacter sp. genome:
- a CDS encoding UvrD-helicase domain-containing protein yields MNLTNEQKEILKAVSKYKNIKINAFAGTGKTTTLRCIANEYKDRKILYLAFNSAIKNEASSTFPSNAYVKTTHGLAYSAIKKYTDIDLSRLQNYRAIDIANEFEIPYTKALSALKIFENFCNNTQEKINEEDIEHKTAKKMFDHMLIGVLKPTHSFYLKYYYLLISKEQIPQFTYDIVMLDEAQDTNEVTLGIFNCLSSKIKIYVGDRHQQIYSFRGSKNALDKISCDKQLYLSESFRFNKEIANYANILLKSFKDEQVDIKSNKNNDELKTFGYISRTNAHLISVISKRIEQRKPFVTVRNPDEIFSLSIEIYYLLNNETDMIRKNPFLKGFKDEEELASYAKETDDFELRSALKIVKEYQNQIFDFKEIAQKFYKAWQNRDLNNFDKRLNEILFLTTAHTAKGLEWDSVVVADDFPNFADLILDMGYTSLKQFKKELKKLTNQELIDEFNLFYVALTRAKTKLVKDSENFHYLMYSNLEKLIDKKISDTNEEFEKDDKNIVLSKMDKDEFQKIRENKNIEKGKAKNSGLKWSLEDRIKLKSLYKKDTNIAIIATKLERTSTAILAELLKSEVITKEEKNILSTLVKNNQKASKTILA; encoded by the coding sequence GCAAGTTCAACTTTTCCTAGCAATGCTTATGTAAAAACAACTCACGGCTTAGCCTATAGTGCTATAAAAAAATATACTGATATAGATTTAAGCCGCTTGCAAAACTATAGGGCAATAGATATTGCAAATGAGTTTGAGATACCTTATACAAAAGCTTTAAGTGCATTAAAAATCTTTGAAAATTTTTGCAATAACACACAAGAAAAAATAAATGAAGAAGATATAGAGCATAAAACTGCAAAAAAGATGTTTGATCATATGTTAATTGGTGTTTTAAAACCTACACATAGCTTTTATTTAAAATACTATTATCTACTTATCTCAAAAGAGCAAATCCCACAATTTACCTATGATATTGTGATGCTAGATGAAGCTCAAGATACAAATGAAGTAACCCTAGGAATATTTAACTGTTTAAGCTCAAAAATTAAAATCTATGTTGGGGATAGACATCAACAAATATATAGTTTCAGAGGTAGTAAAAATGCCCTTGATAAAATCTCTTGTGATAAACAATTATATTTATCAGAAAGTTTTAGATTTAACAAAGAGATTGCAAACTATGCAAATATTTTATTAAAAAGCTTCAAAGATGAACAAGTTGATATAAAATCAAATAAAAACAATGATGAGTTAAAAACCTTTGGTTATATCTCAAGAACAAATGCCCACCTAATCTCAGTTATCTCAAAAAGAATAGAACAAAGAAAACCTTTTGTCACTGTTAGAAATCCTGATGAGATATTTAGTCTTAGTATTGAAATATACTATTTACTAAACAATGAAACAGATATGATAAGAAAAAACCCTTTTTTAAAAGGTTTTAAAGATGAAGAAGAGTTAGCTTCTTATGCAAAAGAAACAGATGACTTTGAACTAAGAAGTGCTTTAAAAATAGTAAAAGAGTATCAAAATCAAATATTTGATTTCAAAGAGATAGCTCAAAAGTTTTATAAAGCTTGGCAAAATAGAGATTTAAACAATTTTGACAAAAGATTAAATGAGATTTTATTTCTAACTACAGCTCACACAGCAAAAGGTTTGGAGTGGGATAGTGTAGTTGTAGCAGATGATTTTCCAAATTTTGCAGACTTGATTTTAGATATGGGATATACAAGTTTAAAACAGTTTAAAAAAGAGTTGAAAAAACTTACAAATCAAGAGTTGATTGATGAGTTTAACCTTTTTTATGTGGCTTTAACAAGAGCAAAAACAAAACTTGTAAAAGATAGTGAAAACTTCCATTATCTTATGTATTCAAATCTAGAAAAACTAATTGATAAAAAGATATCTGATACAAATGAAGAGTTTGAAAAAGATGACAAAAATATTGTTTTATCAAAAATGGACAAAGATGAGTTTCAAAAGATTAGAGAAAATAAAAACATTGAAAAAGGGAAAGCTAAAAATAGTGGTTTAAAATGGTCTTTAGAAGATAGAATAAAACTAAAAAGTTTATACAAAAAAGATACAAATATAGCCATAATAGCTACAAAACTAGAAAGAACTTCCACAGCCATATTAGCTGAATTATTAAAAAGTGAAGTTATAACTAAAGAGGAGAAAAATATCTTATCAACTTTAGTAAAGAACAATCAAAAAGCTAGTAAAACTATACTAGCTTGA